A stretch of DNA from Mycobacterium senriense:
TGCTGTCGCCCGCGGCGATGGCCGCCTGCACCGGCGCGGCGCCGCGCCAGGCGGGCAGCAGCGAGAAGTGCAGGTTGATCCAGCCCCGCGGGGGCACGGCCAGCAGGCCGTCGCGCAGCAGCGCGCCGTAGGCCACGACCGCGCAGCAATCCGGCGCCAACTCCGACAGCTCCGCGACGAACTCGTCCGAGTTGGGCCGCGACGGCCGCAGCACCGGAATCCCGCGATCGAGCGCTTCGCGGGCCACCGCCGACGGCTCGGGCCTACCGCGCCGCCCGACGGCGGCGTCGGGCCGGGTCAGCACCGCGACCACCTCGTGACGCGGTGAGTCGACGAGGCGGCGCAGTGCGGGTAGCGCGGGTTCGGGGGTTCCGGCGAAGACAAGACGCACCGGCCCAGTCTAGGAAGCGCCGGGCGCGGGCCCGACCCGCCCGAGCCGCCAGAACGTGCGCGCGTACACTATTGCCTATGGCTATTATTTCTGTCAGCCATTAACTGCCGGTGCGAACGCACCGCCGATTCGCGTCGACAACGAGGTCGAAAGACAACCGTTCCCCTTCTCAAGGAGGTCTAGATGACCCTCGACACCACGATCAGCGACGCCTCGGTGGCCGCCACGCATCGCACGGTATGGGCGCTGGGCGACTACGCCCTGATGGCCGAGGAAGTGATGGCTCCCCTCGGCCCCGCCCTGGTCAAAGCCACCGGCATCGGGCCCGGCGTGCGGGTCCTCGACGTCGCCGCCGGCTCGGGCAACATCTCGCTGCCGGCCGCCGCCACGGGTGCCAGCGTCGTCTCCACCGACCTCACCCCGGAGCTGTTGCGGCGCTCGCAGGCCAGGGCGGAGGCCCGGGGGTTGACCATCGACTACCGCGAAGCCAACGCGCAGGCGCTGCCGTTCGGCAACGGCGAGTTCGACGTCGTCATGTCCGCGATCGGCGTGCAGTTCGCCCCCGACCAGCAGCGCGCCGCCGCCGAACTGGTCCGGGTCTGCCGGCCGGGCGGCACGATCGGCGTGATCAGCTGGACCCCCGAGGGATTCTTCGGCCGCATGCTCGCCACCATCCGGCCGTACCGCCCGAGCCTGTCGCACCCCGTGCCGCCGGCCGCGCTCTGGGGGCGCCCGCGTTACGTCGCTGCGCTGCTCGGCGATCAGATCGGCGAAATCGCCACGACGCGAGGCATGTTGGCGGTCAACCGGTTCGACAGCGCCGAGGCCGTGCACGCCTACTTCAAGCAGCACTACGGCCCGACGATCGAGGCGTACGCGAACATCGGCCACAACCGGGTGCTGGCCGCCGAGCTCGACGCCCAGCTGGTCGAACTCGCACAGCAGCACCTGGCCAACGGCACGATGGGCTGGGAGTACCTGCTGGTGACCGCCCGGAAGCGGACCGACTAGGCCCGATGGTGGCGACCCGCGTCGGGCTACAGGCCGATGTCGGCGTCCAGGTGGACGTCGGGCTCGCCCCCGGCGGCGGTGAAGGCCGTCAAGGCCCGCACCAGCCCGTGCCGCTCCGGCGGCGGCATCTTCGCCACAATGGCCGCGATCTCGGCCCGCCGGTGCGCGGTGACCTGGTGGACGACGTCGCGGCCGCGTGTGGTGAGCGCGGCGAGCAGCTCGCGCCGCGACGTCGGGTGCGGCAAGCGGTCGATCAGCCCGGCAGCGACCAACCGGTCCACCATCCGGCCGGTGGCCGACGGCTGCACGCCCAGCAAACCGGCCAGGGTGGCCAGGTTGACCGGACCGCGGTTGGACAGGATCACCAGCGTCCGGAACTGCGCGATGGTGATGGTCTCGTCGACCTGCCCGACGGACCGAGCCGAGATTGCCATCAGCAGACGGGAGGCCGTCAGCAGGGCATCGGTGATGACGTCCAATGACTCGTCAACTGTGGCGTTTTCGGCTGCCATATCGCCCCTTCCCGGATGGTTTCCGGACCTCTCGGCGGCTAAGGATTAGAAAGTGTAGCAACACTGTAATGTCGTAAAAAGAGATTATTGCACGCGCATATTGTCGCCTAGGGTAATAGTTCGTGAAGGTTAGCCGATGTGCAACGGGTCGATCTGCACCCGGGCCGGCTCATGGGTCTGCCGGGCGCTGAGCACACCGACGCCGCGCCGCAGCGCCGCCGCCAGCGCCAGGCCCTGCTGACGGGGCACGCGCACCAGCATCCGCGTCACCGGCGCACCGGCCGGAGTTCCGGCCGGGCGGCGCACGCCGGCCGGAAGGTCCACCGGCCCAAGCAAATCCGCTTGGAAGGACTCCTGGTCGGACAACCGGGCCTCGTCGAGCAGCGCGGTCACGGCGCCGGCCGTCCCGTCGACGGCGGCCATGTGCACGCTGGGCGGCAGGCCGACCTCGGCCCGTGCCGTCACTTCGGCCTCCGCATGCCCCACCGGATCCCAGCGGATCAGCGATTGCACTGTGGGAAGCGAAGATTCGGCGACCACCATCACCACGCCGCCATCGCCGCGGGCACGCACCAGCGCGGCAGCGGTCATCCACCGCCACAGCGCGTCCTCGGCCGCGCGCAGGTCTTGGCGGCCCAGCAGCGCCCAGGTGTCCAGCAGCAGCGCCGCGCCATAACCCCCGGACGCCTGCGGCTCGGCACCCGGGGTGGCCACCACCAGTGCCGGGCCGGCCGCGACCTCGGCCACCACGCCGTCACCCGACGACGTGATCACCGCCGTGCCGGGAAACGCGCGGCCGAGTTCTTCGGCGGTGCGGCGCGCCCCGACGACGACGGCCCGCACCGCGTCCGACCCGCAGCGCGCGCACCGGCGCGTCGGGTCGACGCGGCCGCACCAGCGGCACAGCAGCGCCGCGCCGCCCTCCTGCAACGACAGCGGGCCCGT
This window harbors:
- a CDS encoding MarR family winged helix-turn-helix transcriptional regulator, which gives rise to MAAENATVDESLDVITDALLTASRLLMAISARSVGQVDETITIAQFRTLVILSNRGPVNLATLAGLLGVQPSATGRMVDRLVAAGLIDRLPHPTSRRELLAALTTRGRDVVHQVTAHRRAEIAAIVAKMPPPERHGLVRALTAFTAAGGEPDVHLDADIGL
- a CDS encoding class I SAM-dependent methyltransferase: MTLDTTISDASVAATHRTVWALGDYALMAEEVMAPLGPALVKATGIGPGVRVLDVAAGSGNISLPAAATGASVVSTDLTPELLRRSQARAEARGLTIDYREANAQALPFGNGEFDVVMSAIGVQFAPDQQRAAAELVRVCRPGGTIGVISWTPEGFFGRMLATIRPYRPSLSHPVPPAALWGRPRYVAALLGDQIGEIATTRGMLAVNRFDSAEAVHAYFKQHYGPTIEAYANIGHNRVLAAELDAQLVELAQQHLANGTMGWEYLLVTARKRTD